In Lagopus muta isolate bLagMut1 chromosome 6, bLagMut1 primary, whole genome shotgun sequence, one DNA window encodes the following:
- the TNKS1BP1 gene encoding 182 kDa tankyrase-1-binding protein isoform X3, producing MASQPQSLHPPLPCASGGAGLVAGSPEKGSPRPKPPVRPKPRVLPKPAVPAKPCLPHPPPAPRHSRPELPSAEKINRLAGPQPYSGGGSGVALRRPSFTIKSPETPNGKGLPCPPVLSPEDSCSTASDEVPLAPSTPSRKGPAPFKVTPVPVATKMERFPGTTVEEILAKMDSKEGPGSPDRARLSPFCPDSSSRFGSKTFTAFRRRPSGEADGDSPGEARQLLQQAEGELGTGGDRYPMVETSSSSPAGPSCAGDPCGLQRPPSPPDLSSLQLGPPGSPRSPACPPPGAPFQPAEPSASAPGSPDAPPELLAPGSPTMAPESPESPAQPPTEELLATSIQAPGAPSSVVEPWLGASRSPGSPHTPSEGSPTPASPSTLGTPQLPPRATCPPGSPESATEPEPSPPPSPPPELPARASRPPGSPGGPDDSPVSSRTPEGPDFSLSPSSRDSGLRRSSEGVLRPPPSEGQGMGLLGGSLGALPQPGDLPAEHLLSSESSWSLSQSFEWTFPTRGVRGLPSPPRSPIQEAADSGLSEEDESDREGAATGSHGDSGNTDGPGPAMTVSWGAEGAPCPGGPVAQQEAESSEEEEGEEAELNSTELHIVEPSLDSAEPEPPVKAAPSDPAPTEADASWEPAGDSPASLQGLGGPGQDEGSSKGPDAHTDPRWLTELLASPRARTSGRDPLKAEEQEGLLGWSRKDLCSEFGIGRSQQAGAFDWSHKAVARQGDWPGEMEQDQKFRTNSSRNNSCSISDMNQQDRAFAAAERDWSSNYKGTELMGDTRLGSSDWPKSHGPGESCLQDQDFSKPTWGTGYGLDSAGNREEVSSGKAEWSSPYSVGHGQQQDKELSSRQPGWAGKYGSGDLETHSGDAAPVWSSEYGSGDAGIKDREVTSDWTSKYSSRDAETKDKDFTLGWAGRSSTGEAETPDKEFCSSRSAWDGKYSTRDMESQDREFSPSRPAWSGEYSTQDMESQDREFSPSRLAEASEYSSRDMEIQDREFSPSRPACAEEHSTSDVESQDREFTSSRPTWHSEYTSRDMESQDREFSPSRPACINEYSTSDTEIQDREFNPSRPTWHSEYSSRDMESQDREFSPNRPAEASENSARDVEAKDRELKSKKPAWDDEYITKNMESQDREFGPSRSVWASDYDSMNTRKGEFSSSRLSWAGECSIGQTELANAFGVRKEDLPGLCVPSCPDQESSWGSTDQQESGTRDWAEELRLGGAEHQNQFGIIGTERGSDLSSTAVSADSPMSWADKMRSEVPQEPQQPLADWHSDLSFSTSGFSDKVDEGEPGQMAWDEGLAPVSSSAQPQQAKVEEPGWSQDLEEAGWSEKLREAEARHQEWASAFGARCAARSQDFSAGEPSLGGDGGSADGPENIHLSDSSPPLSDDAVAEPAAAQSPWGESADPLLRTDPMEEQDLPELAAAPLPPEAAGETPETEAEETPSDHPDGKRPVSWEEKRLSASVSQPEGLLDLSGQDFTFLEDTEVLDSTMYRSKANLGRKRRHRAPVLRPGATSEGDSWIFQDSTEPRPARAAASSDEEAAEEPKSRRVRASPSGKGVKVPLFPGLTTSALKAKLRGRNRSAEEGASPVDSKATPTKDPHVQRSKSCKIPGLSGKPLALPPKPEKSSGSDASPPHWLQALKLKKKKS from the exons ATGGCCTCCCAGCCCCAGTCCCTGCACCCTCCGTTGCCTTGTGCCTCTGGAGGGGCCGGACTGGTGGCTGGAAGCCCTGAGAAAG GCAGTCCTCGCCCCAAGCCTCCTGTCCGGCCCAAGCCCCGTGTGCTGCCCAAGCCAGCCGTACCTGCCAAACCCTGCCTGCCTCACCCTCCACCAGCACCGCGACACTCTCGTCCTGAGCTGCCCTCAGCAGAGAAGATAAACCGCCTGGCAGGACCCCAGCCATACAGTGGGGGCGGCTCTGGGGTGGCCCTCAGACGCCCCTCTTTCACCATCAAGTCACCTGAGACCCCTAATGGGAAGGGGCTCCCATGCCCACCAGTTTTGAGTCCTGAAGACTCGTGTTCAACTGCCAGTGATGAGGTGCCCCTGGCCCCATCGACACCCTCCCGCAAAGGTCCGGCTCCCTTTAAGGTGACGCCAGTGCCTGTGGCAACCAAGATGGAGCGATTTCCAGGCACCACCGTGGAGGAGATTCTGGCCAAGATGGACAGCAAGGAGGGTCCGGGAAGCCCTGACCGGGCCCGCCTCTCTCCCTTTTGCCCCGATTCTTCTTCTCGCTTTGGCTCCAAGACCTTCACTGCCTTCCGGAGACGCCCCAGTGGGGAGGCAGATGGAGACTCCCCTGGTGAAGCCCGCCAACTgctccagcaggctgagggagagcTGGGGACAGGGGGTGACAGATACCCGATGGTAGAGACGAG cagctcctccccagCCGGCCCGAGCTGTGCCGGGGACCCCTGTGGACTCCAGAGGCCACCATCTCCCCCTGAC CTCTCCTCTCTCCAGCTTGGACCTCCTGGCTCCCCAAGATCCCCTGCTTGCCCACCTCCAGGAGCTCCTTTCCAGCCTGCTGAGCCTTCTGCCTCAGCCCCTGGTTCCCCTGATGcccccccagagctgctggcccCTGGATCCCCGACCATGGCCCCTGAATCCCCTGAATCTCCAGCTCAGCCTCCGACTGAGGAGCTCTTGGCCACCTCCATCCAGGCTCCAGGTGCTCCCTCATCTGTGGTTGAGCCTTGGCTTGGTGCCTCCCGCTCCCCAGGCTCCCCACACACCCCCAGTGAGGGATCCCCCACTCCTGCCAGCCCCTCCACATTGGGCACACCCCAGCTACCCCCTAGAGCCACCTGCCCCCCTGGCTCTCCCGAGTCTGCCACCGAGCCTGAGCCCTCACCTCCCCCAAGCCCACCCCCTGAGCTCCCTGCTAGAGCTTCTCGCCCTCCAGGCTCCCCTGGGGGTCCCGATGACTCCCCTGTGTCCTCTCGGACTCCTGAAGGTCCTGATTTCAGCCTTTCTCCCTCAAGCAGAGACTCAGGGCTGCGACGCTCATCAGAGGGGGTGCTGCGGCCCCCTCCCAGTGAAGGGCAGGGCATGGGGTTGCTGGGGGGTTCACTGGGTGCCCTGCCCCAGCCTGGAGACCTGCCAGCAGAGCACTTGCTGAGCAGCGAGTCCAGTTGGAGCCTTTCCCAGTCCTTTGAGTGGACGTTCCCCACACGGGGGGTGAGGGGGCTGCCATCCCCACCCAGGTCCCCCATCCAGGAGGCAGCTGACTCGGGGCTGTCTGAAGAGGATGAGTCAGACAGGGAGGGTGCAGCCACTGGATCCCATGGGGACAGCGGGAACACAGATGGGCCTGGCCCTGCAATGACCGtcagctggggagcagagggggcTCCATGCCCGGGGGGTCCTGTGGCTCAACAAGAGGCTGAGAGCTcggaagaggaggagggagaagaggcagAGCTGAACAGCACCGAGCTCCATATAGTGGAGCCTAGCTTGGACTCAGCTGAGCCTGAGCCCCCTGTCAAGGCTGCCCCATCAGATCCAGCCCCCACCGAAGCTGACGCCTCCTGGGAGCCAGCGGGCGACTCTCCTGCAAGCCTGCAGGGCCTCGGTGGGCCGGGCCAGGATGAAGGCTCCTCAAAGGGCCCTGATGCCCACACCGACCCACGTTGGCTGACCGAGCTGCTGGCATCACCTAGGGCCCGCACATCAGGACGTGACCCTCTGAAGGCcgaggagcaggag GGCTTGCTTGGCTGGTCACGGAAGGACCTATGCAGTGAATTTGGCATTGGGAGATCTCAGCAGGCCGGTGCTTTTGACTGGAGCCATAAGGCTGTGGCCAGACAGGGGGACTGGCCTGGTGAGATGGAGCAGGATCAAAAGTTTAGGACCAACTCAAGCAGGAACAACAGTTGCAGTATCAGTGATATGAACCAGCAGGATAgagcctttgctgctgctgaaagggaCTGGAGCAGCAACTACAAAGGGACAGAGCTGATGGGGGATACGAGGCTTGGCAGCAGTGACTGGCCCAAATCTCACGGTCCGGGGGAAAGCTGCCTGCAGGATCAAGACTTCAGCAAACCCACATGGGGCACTGGGTATGGCTTGGACAGTGCAGGCAACAGAGAGGAGGTCAGCTCCGGGAAGGCTGAATGGAGCAGTCCCTACAGCGTGGGACAtggccagcagcaggacaaggagctGAGCTCCAGGCAGCCCGGCTGGGCTGGCAAGTACGGCTCTGGGGACCTGGAGACTCACAGTGGGGATGCTGCACCTGTGTGGTCTAGTGAATATGGCAGTGGTGATGCAGGCATCAAGGACAGGGAGGTCACCTCGGACTGGACCAGTAAATACAGTAGCAGGGATGCTGAGACCAAGGACAAGGATTTTACTCTAGGCTGGGCTGGCAGATCCAGCACAGGGGAAGCTGAGACCCCGGACAAAGAGTTTTGCTCCAGCAGGTCGGCTTGGGATGGCAAATACAGTACCAGAGACATGGAGAGCCAAGACAGGGAGTTCAGCCCCAGCAGaccagcctggtctggtgaaTACAGCACCCAAGACATGGAGAGCCAAGACAGAGAATTCAGCCCCAGCAGATTGGCTGAGGCCAGCGAATACAGCAGCAGGGACATGGAGATCCAGGACAGGGAGTTTAGCCCCAGCAGGCCAGCCTGTGCTGAAGAGCACAGCACCAGTGATGTGGAGAGCCAGGACAGAGAGTTCACCAGCAGCAGACCCACCTGGCACAGCGAGTACACCAGCAGGGACATGGAGAGCCAGGACAGAGAGTTCAGCCCCAGCAGACCAGCCTGCATCAATGAATACAGCACCAGCGACACGGAGATCCAGGACAGGGAGTTCAATCCCAGCAGACCCACCTGGCACAGTGAGTACAGCAGCAGGGACATGGAGAGCCAGGATAGGGAGTTCAGCCCCAACAGACCAGCTGAAGCCAGTGAGAACAGCGCCAGGGATGTGGAGGCCAAAGACAGGGAGCTCAAATCCAAAAAACCGGCCTGGGATGATGAATACATCACCAAGAACATGGAGAGCCAGGACAGGGAGTTTGGCCCCAGCAGGTCAGTCTGGGCCAGCGATTACGACTCTATGAACACCAGAAAGGGAGAATTTAGTTccagcaggctgagctgggctggTGAATGCAGCATTGGCCAAACCGAACTGGCTAATGCTTTTGGCGTCAGAAAAGAAGACTTGCCTGGCTTGTGTGTCCCCAGTTGCCCAGACCAGGAATCCAGCTGGGGGAGCACTGACCAGCAGGAGAGCGGCACCAGGGACTGGGCTGAAGAGCTGCGCCTTGGAGGAGCTGAACACCAAAATCAGTTTGGTATCATTGGGACAGAGCGAGGGTCTGatctctccagcactgcagtgtcAGCAGACAGCCCGATGTCCTGGGCAGACAAAATGAGGTCTGAGGTCCCGCaggagccccagcagcccctggcAGACTGGCACAGCGATCTCTCCTTCAGCACCTCAGGTTTTTCTGATAAAGTTGATGAGGGTGAACCAGGCCAAATGGCCTGGGATGAGGGCCTGGCACCTGTGAGCAGTTCTGCCCAGCCCCAGCAAGCCAAGGTGGAGGAACCAGGCTGGAGCCAGGACCTGGAGGAAGCTGGCTGGAGCGAGAAGCTGCGTGAGGCTGAGGCCAGGCACCAAGAGTGGGCCAGTGCCTTTGGGGCCCgctgtgctgccaggagccAGGACTTCAGTGCTGGGGAGCCGAGCCTGGGAGGTGATGGCGGTTCAGCAGATGG CCCTGAAAACATCCATCTCTCAGACTCCAGCCCACCACTGAGTGATGATGCTGTGGCCgagcctgcagctgctcagtcCCCCTGGGGCGAATCAGCTGACCCACTGCTGAGAACAGACCCCATGGAGGAGCAGGACCTGCctgagctggctgctgcccctctgccacCAGAGGCTGCTGGTGAGACCCCAGAAACAGAGGCTGAAGAGACCCCTTCGGACCACCCAGATGGGAAGAGACCAGTGAGCTGGGAGGAAAAGAGGCTCTCTGCGAGTGTCTCACAGCCCGAGGGACTTCTGGACCTCTCTGGTCAGGATTTCACCTTTCTCGAG GACACGGAGGTTCTGGACAGTACCATGTACCGCAGCAAGGCCAACCTGGGCCGCAAACGAAGGCACCGGGCACCTGTTCTCCGCCCCGGGGCCACTTCAGAGGGGGACAGCTGGATCTTCCAGGATTCCACAG AGCCTCGTCCAGCCCGCGCAGCAGCATCCTCCGATGAGGAGGCAGCAGAAGAACCCAAGAGCCGGCGGGTGCGAGCGTCCCCGTCGGGCAAGGGTGTCAAGGTGCCACTCTTCCCTGGCCTTACCACGTCTGCCCTCAAG GCCAAGCTGAGGGGCCGAAACCGCTCTGCTGAGGAAGGGGCATCGCCAGTGGACAGCAAGGCAACCCCCACAAAGGATCCCCATGTGCAGCGCTCCAAGTCCTGCAAGATCCCTGGCCTGAGTGGGAAACCCCTGGCACTGCCCCCTAAGCCTGAGAAGTCTTCAGG GTCAGACGCCTCCCCACCCCACTGGCTGCAAGCGctgaagctgaaaaagaagaaatcgTGA
- the TNKS1BP1 gene encoding 182 kDa tankyrase-1-binding protein isoform X4 has protein sequence MAPESPESPAQPPTEELLATSIQAPGAPSSVVEPWLGASRSPGSPHTPSEGSPTPASPSTLGTPQLPPRATCPPGSPESATEPEPSPPPSPPPELPARASRPPGSPGGPDDSPVSSRTPEGPDFSLSPSSRDSGLRRSSEGVLRPPPSEGQGMGLLGGSLGALPQPGDLPAEHLLSSESSWSLSQSFEWTFPTRGVRGLPSPPRSPIQEAADSGLSEEDESDREGAATGSHGDSGNTDGPGPAMTVSWGAEGAPCPGGPVAQQEAESSEEEEGEEAELNSTELHIVEPSLDSAEPEPPVKAAPSDPAPTEADASWEPAGDSPASLQGLGGPGQDEGSSKGPDAHTDPRWLTELLASPRARTSGRDPLKAEEQEGLLGWSRKDLCSEFGIGRSQQAGAFDWSHKAVARQGDWPGEMEQDQKFRTNSSRNNSCSISDMNQQDRAFAAAERDWSSNYKGTELMGDTRLGSSDWPKSHGPGESCLQDQDFSKPTWGTGYGLDSAGNREEVSSGKAEWSSPYSVGHGQQQDKELSSRQPGWAGKYGSGDLETHSGDAAPVWSSEYGSGDAGIKDREVTSDWTSKYSSRDAETKDKDFTLGWAGRSSTGEAETPDKEFCSSRSAWDGKYSTRDMESQDREFSPSRPAWSGEYSTQDMESQDREFSPSRLAEASEYSSRDMEIQDREFSPSRPACAEEHSTSDVESQDREFTSSRPTWHSEYTSRDMESQDREFSPSRPACINEYSTSDTEIQDREFNPSRPTWHSEYSSRDMESQDREFSPNRPAEASENSARDVEAKDRELKSKKPAWDDEYITKNMESQDREFGPSRSVWASDYDSMNTRKGEFSSSRLSWAGECSIGQTELANAFGVRKEDLPGLCVPSCPDQESSWGSTDQQESGTRDWAEELRLGGAEHQNQFGIIGTERGSDLSSTAVSADSPMSWADKMRSEVPQEPQQPLADWHSDLSFSTSGFSDKVDEGEPGQMAWDEGLAPVSSSAQPQQAKVEEPGWSQDLEEAGWSEKLREAEARHQEWASAFGARCAARSQDFSAGEPSLGGDGGSADGSPENIHLSDSSPPLSDDAVAEPAAAQSPWGESADPLLRTDPMEEQDLPELAAAPLPPEAAGETPETEAEETPSDHPDGKRPVSWEEKRLSASVSQPEGLLDLSGQDFTFLEDTEVLDSTMYRSKANLGRKRRHRAPVLRPGATSEGDSWIFQDSTEPRPARAAASSDEEAAEEPKSRRVRASPSGKGVKVPLFPGLTTSALKAKLRGRNRSAEEGASPVDSKATPTKDPHVQRSKSCKIPGLSGKPLALPPKPEKSSGSDASPPHWLQALKLKKKKS, from the exons ATGGCCCCTGAATCCCCTGAATCTCCAGCTCAGCCTCCGACTGAGGAGCTCTTGGCCACCTCCATCCAGGCTCCAGGTGCTCCCTCATCTGTGGTTGAGCCTTGGCTTGGTGCCTCCCGCTCCCCAGGCTCCCCACACACCCCCAGTGAGGGATCCCCCACTCCTGCCAGCCCCTCCACATTGGGCACACCCCAGCTACCCCCTAGAGCCACCTGCCCCCCTGGCTCTCCCGAGTCTGCCACCGAGCCTGAGCCCTCACCTCCCCCAAGCCCACCCCCTGAGCTCCCTGCTAGAGCTTCTCGCCCTCCAGGCTCCCCTGGGGGTCCCGATGACTCCCCTGTGTCCTCTCGGACTCCTGAAGGTCCTGATTTCAGCCTTTCTCCCTCAAGCAGAGACTCAGGGCTGCGACGCTCATCAGAGGGGGTGCTGCGGCCCCCTCCCAGTGAAGGGCAGGGCATGGGGTTGCTGGGGGGTTCACTGGGTGCCCTGCCCCAGCCTGGAGACCTGCCAGCAGAGCACTTGCTGAGCAGCGAGTCCAGTTGGAGCCTTTCCCAGTCCTTTGAGTGGACGTTCCCCACACGGGGGGTGAGGGGGCTGCCATCCCCACCCAGGTCCCCCATCCAGGAGGCAGCTGACTCGGGGCTGTCTGAAGAGGATGAGTCAGACAGGGAGGGTGCAGCCACTGGATCCCATGGGGACAGCGGGAACACAGATGGGCCTGGCCCTGCAATGACCGtcagctggggagcagagggggcTCCATGCCCGGGGGGTCCTGTGGCTCAACAAGAGGCTGAGAGCTcggaagaggaggagggagaagaggcagAGCTGAACAGCACCGAGCTCCATATAGTGGAGCCTAGCTTGGACTCAGCTGAGCCTGAGCCCCCTGTCAAGGCTGCCCCATCAGATCCAGCCCCCACCGAAGCTGACGCCTCCTGGGAGCCAGCGGGCGACTCTCCTGCAAGCCTGCAGGGCCTCGGTGGGCCGGGCCAGGATGAAGGCTCCTCAAAGGGCCCTGATGCCCACACCGACCCACGTTGGCTGACCGAGCTGCTGGCATCACCTAGGGCCCGCACATCAGGACGTGACCCTCTGAAGGCcgaggagcaggag GGCTTGCTTGGCTGGTCACGGAAGGACCTATGCAGTGAATTTGGCATTGGGAGATCTCAGCAGGCCGGTGCTTTTGACTGGAGCCATAAGGCTGTGGCCAGACAGGGGGACTGGCCTGGTGAGATGGAGCAGGATCAAAAGTTTAGGACCAACTCAAGCAGGAACAACAGTTGCAGTATCAGTGATATGAACCAGCAGGATAgagcctttgctgctgctgaaagggaCTGGAGCAGCAACTACAAAGGGACAGAGCTGATGGGGGATACGAGGCTTGGCAGCAGTGACTGGCCCAAATCTCACGGTCCGGGGGAAAGCTGCCTGCAGGATCAAGACTTCAGCAAACCCACATGGGGCACTGGGTATGGCTTGGACAGTGCAGGCAACAGAGAGGAGGTCAGCTCCGGGAAGGCTGAATGGAGCAGTCCCTACAGCGTGGGACAtggccagcagcaggacaaggagctGAGCTCCAGGCAGCCCGGCTGGGCTGGCAAGTACGGCTCTGGGGACCTGGAGACTCACAGTGGGGATGCTGCACCTGTGTGGTCTAGTGAATATGGCAGTGGTGATGCAGGCATCAAGGACAGGGAGGTCACCTCGGACTGGACCAGTAAATACAGTAGCAGGGATGCTGAGACCAAGGACAAGGATTTTACTCTAGGCTGGGCTGGCAGATCCAGCACAGGGGAAGCTGAGACCCCGGACAAAGAGTTTTGCTCCAGCAGGTCGGCTTGGGATGGCAAATACAGTACCAGAGACATGGAGAGCCAAGACAGGGAGTTCAGCCCCAGCAGaccagcctggtctggtgaaTACAGCACCCAAGACATGGAGAGCCAAGACAGAGAATTCAGCCCCAGCAGATTGGCTGAGGCCAGCGAATACAGCAGCAGGGACATGGAGATCCAGGACAGGGAGTTTAGCCCCAGCAGGCCAGCCTGTGCTGAAGAGCACAGCACCAGTGATGTGGAGAGCCAGGACAGAGAGTTCACCAGCAGCAGACCCACCTGGCACAGCGAGTACACCAGCAGGGACATGGAGAGCCAGGACAGAGAGTTCAGCCCCAGCAGACCAGCCTGCATCAATGAATACAGCACCAGCGACACGGAGATCCAGGACAGGGAGTTCAATCCCAGCAGACCCACCTGGCACAGTGAGTACAGCAGCAGGGACATGGAGAGCCAGGATAGGGAGTTCAGCCCCAACAGACCAGCTGAAGCCAGTGAGAACAGCGCCAGGGATGTGGAGGCCAAAGACAGGGAGCTCAAATCCAAAAAACCGGCCTGGGATGATGAATACATCACCAAGAACATGGAGAGCCAGGACAGGGAGTTTGGCCCCAGCAGGTCAGTCTGGGCCAGCGATTACGACTCTATGAACACCAGAAAGGGAGAATTTAGTTccagcaggctgagctgggctggTGAATGCAGCATTGGCCAAACCGAACTGGCTAATGCTTTTGGCGTCAGAAAAGAAGACTTGCCTGGCTTGTGTGTCCCCAGTTGCCCAGACCAGGAATCCAGCTGGGGGAGCACTGACCAGCAGGAGAGCGGCACCAGGGACTGGGCTGAAGAGCTGCGCCTTGGAGGAGCTGAACACCAAAATCAGTTTGGTATCATTGGGACAGAGCGAGGGTCTGatctctccagcactgcagtgtcAGCAGACAGCCCGATGTCCTGGGCAGACAAAATGAGGTCTGAGGTCCCGCaggagccccagcagcccctggcAGACTGGCACAGCGATCTCTCCTTCAGCACCTCAGGTTTTTCTGATAAAGTTGATGAGGGTGAACCAGGCCAAATGGCCTGGGATGAGGGCCTGGCACCTGTGAGCAGTTCTGCCCAGCCCCAGCAAGCCAAGGTGGAGGAACCAGGCTGGAGCCAGGACCTGGAGGAAGCTGGCTGGAGCGAGAAGCTGCGTGAGGCTGAGGCCAGGCACCAAGAGTGGGCCAGTGCCTTTGGGGCCCgctgtgctgccaggagccAGGACTTCAGTGCTGGGGAGCCGAGCCTGGGAGGTGATGGCGGTTCAGCAGATGG AAGCCCTGAAAACATCCATCTCTCAGACTCCAGCCCACCACTGAGTGATGATGCTGTGGCCgagcctgcagctgctcagtcCCCCTGGGGCGAATCAGCTGACCCACTGCTGAGAACAGACCCCATGGAGGAGCAGGACCTGCctgagctggctgctgcccctctgccacCAGAGGCTGCTGGTGAGACCCCAGAAACAGAGGCTGAAGAGACCCCTTCGGACCACCCAGATGGGAAGAGACCAGTGAGCTGGGAGGAAAAGAGGCTCTCTGCGAGTGTCTCACAGCCCGAGGGACTTCTGGACCTCTCTGGTCAGGATTTCACCTTTCTCGAG GACACGGAGGTTCTGGACAGTACCATGTACCGCAGCAAGGCCAACCTGGGCCGCAAACGAAGGCACCGGGCACCTGTTCTCCGCCCCGGGGCCACTTCAGAGGGGGACAGCTGGATCTTCCAGGATTCCACAG AGCCTCGTCCAGCCCGCGCAGCAGCATCCTCCGATGAGGAGGCAGCAGAAGAACCCAAGAGCCGGCGGGTGCGAGCGTCCCCGTCGGGCAAGGGTGTCAAGGTGCCACTCTTCCCTGGCCTTACCACGTCTGCCCTCAAG GCCAAGCTGAGGGGCCGAAACCGCTCTGCTGAGGAAGGGGCATCGCCAGTGGACAGCAAGGCAACCCCCACAAAGGATCCCCATGTGCAGCGCTCCAAGTCCTGCAAGATCCCTGGCCTGAGTGGGAAACCCCTGGCACTGCCCCCTAAGCCTGAGAAGTCTTCAGG GTCAGACGCCTCCCCACCCCACTGGCTGCAAGCGctgaagctgaaaaagaagaaatcgTGA